CTGATTCCCGTCGCCATCCGCTGGATCCGTCCCCGGTTTTCCCCCAAAGGCGTTGCCTATGGAACCACCGGCACCGGCGTGGAACAGGGCGAGCGTTATCGCACACTGAAACGGGACTTTGATGGCGCCAGCGGCATCAAGGTCAATGGCGACTTTTACCGCCTGCGCGTCTTTAACACAGGAACCACGGACCTCCCCGAAGGAACCGAGGTTATCTTCAGAGAATTCGACGGCACGACTGCCGTTGTTGAAACGATCACACACAAGGAGCAGTAAGCATGGAATCGTTCATTTCGCCGGGGCTTGTTCTTAGTCTGGTATTTGTTGTCATTGGCATTTTCATCATTGCCAAGGGCCTGGTTATCGTCCGCCAGTCCGAGGTCATGGTGATCGAACGCCTGGGTTCCTTTAACCGGGTTCTGGAAAGCGGCGTTAACATCATCATTCCGTTCATCGAACGGCCTCGTCCGATCACCATGATCCGCTACGTTCGTATGG
This Marinobacter salinus DNA region includes the following protein-coding sequences:
- a CDS encoding NfeD family protein; protein product: MEWSLTHFWLILALVLSLAELTSGVLLLLALGVAAALTSVLASFGMPFEWQLVGMGVFSGILIPVAIRWIRPRFSPKGVAYGTTGTGVEQGERYRTLKRDFDGASGIKVNGDFYRLRVFNTGTTDLPEGTEVIFREFDGTTAVVETITHKEQ